ATCAACTAGCAAGAGTTGATTCCTTCAACTTAATTACCTAGGGTTCTTTAAGCGCATCTTTTAGTCTGTTGAACTCTTCAATTGATATTTCTCCTTTGGCAAGTCTATTTTTTAAAATCATAAATGAATAATCTTCTTCTACAAAATCATTATATTTTTCTACAGATTTTTTAGGATCATCAACATTCTTCTTATTCATTGGTTTGAAATCAGAATTAAACCATAGTTTATTTTTCTTTGCATAAAGAACTGCCACGATCACCCCCACACCAGCTAAAGCAATCAGAGGATACAACATATTATTAAAATTAACTGATAATGGGTTATTTTCTGATGTTGTTCCCGTATTAGATGAAGTATTACCTATAGAATCTCCAAGATTCACATTTTCGTTCAGTGAGATTTTCTCAGATTTTGCTTGCGTTAATTGTAGTCGTTTTGCATTTTCAATTCTTTTTTGAATTTCTTCATAAATTGCTTGAGCATCAGTGGTTTGTGTAGTTCCAGTATTATTTTGTGTTGAGGTTCCAGATGAACTTGGTGTAGTTGGTGTTGACGTAGACATGGTTGTGGCATACGCTACGTTAGATGGATTACTTGTACCTGCAGAGTTTATTGCAGATACCCTATAGGAATATTGTTTACTTGGAGTCAATCCAGCATCTTGATATGTCAATGTCAAAGTATTTTGAATTGCACTAAACCCGTTTCCATCATTTCTTTCAATTTTATATCCTGTTATCGGCGAACCTCCATTCATCGTAGGTGTCAACCAAGAAAGATCAATTTCTGTTGATGAGAAAGAAGTTGCGGTCAGACTAACTGGCGAAGATGGTGTTATTGATGAGCCATCAGGTGAAAATATAAAAGTTATAGTTTTACCAGTTGCTTTATTCATAACGAATGCAGTAGCATTGTAAATTCCCTTAACTGAAAAGTTTTTTTGATTATTTGGAGTGCTAGTATCAACCATGATTTGAAAATTGTTAGCATTATCTGTAGTTCCAGACGCTAAAAGTGCAAAGTTGTCAGGACCATAAATCACAATATACACATTTTGTGAATCACCTGGTGCAGTTTTGCCAGAAAAAACAATCTGGTTTCCTCCTTTGTAAAATCCAGCATTGGTTTGAAACGATGTTACTTCTGCATATGCAGGTAAAATTACTGATGAAACCAATGGAATTACAAATAAAATCGAGAGTAGATTCACCAAACTAATTTTCATAGACTGTTTTTTACTTACATAATTATTAAAAACGCGTAGAATTGATACTTTTCAATGTAAAGCTAAAATTATGCCAGTTTTCTTCCAAATGTATCAAAATGGAAATATCTAGTAGAAATGTTGTAGTAGGACCATCAAGAGCCCCTCACAGAGCAATGTACAAAGCAATGGGATTAAATGATGAGGATCTTGGAAAACCATTCATTGGTGTATCTCACACTGGAAATGAGGCCACACCATGTAACATACACCTTGGAAGATTAGCCCAAAAAGCAAAGGAGGGAGTAAGTGATTCTGGAGGTACTCCAAGAGAATTTGCAACAATTGCAGTAAGTGATGGCATTGCAATGGGTCATGAAGGTATGAAAGCATCTCTAGTCAGCAGAGAAATAATTGCAGATTCAATTGAGATAATGGTAAGAGCTCATCAATACGACGGATTAGTTGGAATAGCAGGCTGCGATAAAAGTTTACCAGGCACTATGATGGGAATGGCAAGATTGAATCTTCCATCAGTTTTTGTATATGGTGGTACCATCATGCCAGGAATTTATGAAGGAAAGCAAGTCACAGTACAGGATGTTTACGAGGCAGTTGGTTCCTATGAGGCAGGTCAATTAACTCTTGAAGCTTTGAAAAATCTTGAAAACGTAGCATGTCCAAATGCAGGCTCCTGTGGCGGTATGTATACTGCAAATACCATGGCGTCAATTAGCGAAGCAATTGGAATTGCATTACCAGGTAGTGCATCTCCTCCAGCTGAAGATCCACGAAGAGAAAAAATAGTATACGATAGCGGCAGGGCAGTTCTAAATCTTTTAGAAAATGGGATAAGACCAAAAGATATTTTTACATTTGAGGCATTTGAAAATGCAATTACGGTTGCAAATGCAATAGGTGGCTCTACTAATGCAATTCTTCATCTTTTAGCTTTATCTCGTGAGATTGGAGTACGGCTTACACTAGAAGATTTTGAGAGAGTTAGAAAAAAGACGCCTCATATTGCAGACATGAGACCTGGAGGATTTTATGTAATGTTAGATTTAGACAAGATTGGAGGAATTCCAATTTTAATGAAGAGTTTGGCTAAGAAAAATCTCTTAAATGAAAACGTAATGACTGCTACTGGTAAAACTCTCAAGCAGAATCTAGATTCAATTGCACTTTCATTTGATGCTAATCAAAATGTACTCAAACCAATTGAATCCCCAATTCATAGAACTGGAACACTGGAAATTCTCAGAGGTTCACTTGCACCAGATGGTGCAGTTGTAAAAGTAGCTGGAGTACACGCGACAGAATTTCGAGGTAACGCCAAAGTTTTTGATAGAGAAGAAGATGCATTTGATGCCATTTCAAAAAGAGAAATAAAAGAAAACGATGTTGTAATAATAAGATATGAGGGTCCTAAAGGAGGACCCGGTATGAGAGAAATGCTAGGAGTTACTGCTGCACTGGTAGGACAAAAACTTGGAGAAAAAGTTTGCTTAGTAACAGACGGAAGATTCTCAGGTGCGACAAGAGGTCTTATGATAGGCCATGTTTCTCCAGAAGCTGCTGTTGGTGGAAACATCGCTCTAGTAAAAGAAGGTGATGAAATCATAATCAATATTGAAAAAAATACTTTGGATATGTCAGTATCTGAAAGTGAACTTGCACAAAGACGTAAAGAGTGGAAGCCTAGAAAGCCAAATTATGAAACTGGTGCATTAGCGAAATATGCATCACTTGTAGGTTCTGCCTCCGAAGGCGCAATTACTAGTCCACTAGGACAAAACTAATTTTTCTAAAAATTTAGAAATCTACTGGAAGATGATACTGACAAAAAAGTCTAGTTTTTTCTCTAATTGTTTTTGCGGTTATTGACACTCCATCTTCTAGCCCTTTCTCGCAAATACTACAAACTGCATTTTTGACAACTGTTTTGAGAGGAGTTGTTTTTTTAACAAAATATAGATCTTGGAATAACAAAATTTCGTTTCTATTTTGACTTGTAGCCAATATCTGCGACATGCATACCATACGTCAAGATCTGATATAAAGGTACCGTACTATACCGTAAGTTTCTGAGATTCTAATGCTTCCAAACTAGTTGCTTAATTTTAAATAGAGTTAGAACAGGACTTTCTATATGGGTGGCCACATTTGGACATTCGAAGCTTAGTATAGTACCCCTAGAGTTTACTGGCTCCCAATTCGAACTATATAATAAAATTTCAAGAAATTATCATCATTCTTTTTTGTTTGAATCATTAACTGGTCCTGAGGAATTAGCAGAAACCTCGATTATGGGATTTGATCCTTCAATTGTAATCAAAGGATATGCAGACAGAATAGTATTACGTGACAAAAATGCAAATACAAGAACAATTCTAACAAACGATCCTCTATCGGAAATAAAAAAACTGCTTCATGAAATTCCTGATCAAAAATATCGCTATCTTGGAGGAGCAGTTGGAATAATAAATTATGATGCCATAAGATTATGGGAAAAGATTCCAGACTCACATAAAAAAGAAGACATGCCACTAATGGAATTTGGAATTTACATGGATGGAATCTTGTATGACAATAAGGAAAAAAAATCATATTATTTTTATTATGATAAAAATAGAATTGACAGTGTAAGATTTTCCGAGACAGAATTTGAAAAGTTTTCGTCGTCAGAAATTTCAGAAAACCTAAACAAACAACAATTTGAAAATATGGTAGACAAGGCAAAAAAATACATACATGATGGAGACATCTTTCAAGTAGTACTTTCTAGAAAATTCAAATTTTCTGCAGAGGGGGATTTACTCAGAGTATACAAATCGCTCAGACAGATAAATCCATCACCTTATCTTTATCATATGAAAATGGGTAGCAGAACCATTATTGGCTCTAGCCCGGAAATGCTACTTAGGGTAACTGGAAAAGTTGTTGAGACATTTCCTATTGCAGGCACTAGACCAATAACAGATAATGAGAAAAAAAACGAGATACTAAAAGTGGAAATGCTAAACGATGAGAAAGAGCTAGCTGAACACACAATGCTTGTAGATCTTGGTCGAAATGACATAGGACGTGTTTGTAAATATGGTTCTGTACATGTAAAAGAGCTCATGGCTGTCAAAAAATTCAGTCATGTACAACACATAGTTACTCATGTTGTTGGAATCTTAGATCAAAAATACGATGCTTTTGATGCAATGAAAGCAGTATTTCCTGCAGGTACTGTTTCTGGTGCACCAAAAATTCGTGCAATGGAGATAATTGACGAGTTAGAGCCTGATGAACGTGGGCCATATGCAGGAGCAGTTGGATATTTTTCTTTTAATGGTTGTTGTGATTTTGCCATTGCAATCAGAACCATATTTTTTGAAGGAAAAAACGGATTTATTCAAACAGGAGCTGGCATAGTTTCAGACTCTAAAGCTGATAATGAATGGTTAGAAACTCAACACAAAGCAAATGCAATGCTTAGTGCGCTAAAGGAGGCATCAAAATGAAATTTTTAATAATTGACAACTACGATTCATTTGTTTACAATATTGCACAGATTCTTGGAGAGCTTGATGTTACATCAGATGTAATCAGAAATGACAAAATAACACTTGATGAGATTAAAAAACAAAATTATGATGCAATAGTGATATCACCGGGACCAGGAACGCCAGAAGATGAGAAATACTTTGGGATAAGTAGTAAAGTAATAACAGAACTAGGTCCAACAACACCAATTCTTGGAGTCTGTTTAGGTCATCAAGGAATCATCCATGCATTTGGCGGAAAAGTTGTAAACGCTGGTAATGTAAGACATGGAAAGACAAGTCCGGTGGAGCATTACAAATCTCCATTATTTGAAGGAGTCCAAAATCCATTCAAAGCTACAAGATACCATTCGCTAGTAGGGGACAAGACTGTGATTCCAGATGTACTCAAAGTAACTGCAGTTGCACAAGATGATAAGGAAATAATGGCAGTAAGTCATAAAAAATACATCATAGAGGGCGTACAGTTTCATCCAGAATCAGTAATGACTGGAGAAGGGAAAAAAATTCTAGCCAATTTCATAAAGTTGATAAAAAAATGATTTCAGAATTAACAAACAAACTTTCATTGTATCAGGATCTTGGTTATGATGAAATGAGTAGTGTTATGGATGAGTTATTCAAAGGACAAATTCCTCCGCAAGAAGGAGCCAATTTTTTAAGAAATTTAACTGACAAAGGAGAATCTGATGAAGAACTTTTGGCAATGCTAGACAAAATGCAACAATATGCTATTCATATCAACCCAAAAAGATCCGGTAGAATAATTGACGTATGTGGTACAGGCGGTGATAAGATGAAAACATTCAATGTCTCCACAACAGCTGCATTTGTAATAAATGGTGTAGGTGGAACAGTGGCAAAGCACGGAAACAGATCAGTTTCTGGAATTTATGGTAGCGCAGATATTTTTGAATATTTTGGATATGATCTAAGTATGTCACAAGAAAGAGTGACTGAAATTATAGAAAAATGTGGAATAGGATTTATGTTTGCACAGAAATTTCATCCAGCAATGAAAAACATTGCAGAGGCAAGAAAAATTCTTGGGTCAAGAACCGCGTTTAATTTACTTGGACCATTAAGTAATCCAGCAAGAGTAAAGAACCAATTAGTGGGAGTATTTTCTGCAGACTATCTTGAAAGAATAGTATTATTGTTAAAGTCACGTAATGCAGAAAATGTGATGACGGTATTATCTCATGACGGTCTTGATGAGCTATCCACTACATCAAAAAACCAAATATGTCATCTCAAAAATGGCAAAATCAGTATTAGAGTTCTAAACCCTATAGATTTCGGATTAACAAAAGGATCTTTAGGAGACATTCAGATTTCATCAAAGGATGATGCCATAAAGTCATTTATTTCGGTCTTAAGAGGAACTGCAAATAAATCAATGATCGAGGTAACAGCACTTAATGCAGCAGCGGGTTTGATAATTTCAGACATAGCAGATGATTTTCATGATGCAATACCAATGGCATTAGATTCTATAAAAAGTGGTAAAGCATATGATGCATTTAGAAATTTTATTCGTTTTTGTGGCAATATAGAAAAAGTTGAGGAATTTGAAAAATCATGAAGGATATGCTACAAAAGCTTGCAAATAATTCGCAAAAAGCAATAGACGATGGAGTCTATAATATAACAGAGAACCTCCCACGATCAAAAAGCAGCATACTAGAAGAAATTAGAAAAAACAAACATGCCTCGCTAATTACAGAAGTAAAATTTTCTTCTCCATCACTTGGAAACATTCGTAACATCTCAGACCCAGTAGACATAGCAAGATTGATGGCGCAAGGCGGTGCGGTTGGTCTTTCTATACTAACACAACCTCATCTTTTTAATGGTTCGCCAGAGTATTTTCAAAAAATTCGCAAGCAAATTAGCATACCACTTTTAATGAAAGATATCATAATTGATAAAACACAGTTAGATGCAGCTGAAAAAATAGGTGCTGATTGCATATTGCTCATACAATCAATTTTTGACAAAAAATTTGCCAAAGATATTAATGAATTTATTGCTTATGCACATAAGAAAAACCTAACAGTATTTTTAGAGGTACACACAAAAAATGAATTTATCAGTTCAGTAAAAACGGATGCAGATGTACTTGGAATAAACAATCGTAATTTAGATACATTAGAAATTGATCTAAATACTACAAAAGAGATACTCAAAGATCGAAAAGAAAAGAGAATAATTCTTTCTGAGAGCGGTATAGAATCTCCAAAAGATATCAAATTCCTTCATAAATGTGGTGCAGACGCATTTCTAGTTGGAAGTAGCATAATGAAGAGTAAAGATATCAAGGGATATGTAGAAAAGTTGGTGTTATCAATATGAAAATAAAATACCCAAAAGGAGGAAAGTTTGGTGAATTTGGAGGAAGATACATTCCAGAGACGCTAGTTCCAGCAGTAGAGGAATTAGAAGAGGCTTATCTGAAATTTAAAAATGACAAAGAATTCAAAAAAGAACTATCCTATTATTTACGTGAATATGCAGGAAGACCCACCCCGTTATATTTTGCAAAAAATTTGACTGAAAAAATAGGGGGTGCAAAAATATATCTAAAAAGAGAAGATCTCTTACATGGCGGAGCCCATAAAATAAACAACACATTGGGTCAGGCGCTTCTTGCAAAAAAAATGAAGAAGAAAAGAATCATTGCAGAAACAGGAGCGGGACAACATGGAGTTGCAACTGCAATGGCTTGCGCATCACTTAGTTTGCCATCTGAAGTATACATGGGATATAAGGATACTCAACGCCAAAAGCTAAATGTATTTAGGATGAAACTTCTTGGCTCTTTGGTTCATCCTGTAATGGAGGGAACCCAGACACTTAAAGACGCAATAAACGAAGCAATCAGGGATTGGATTACAAATGTAGAGACCACCTACTATCTTCTTGGTTCAGCTGTTGGCCCACACCCATATCCAGTCATGGTGAGGGACTTTCAATCAGTGATTGGAGATGAGATCAAATCACAGATGAAGGCAATTGAAAAGAAAACTCCAGATGCGATAATTGCGTGCGTTGGCGGAGGCTCTAATGCCATTGGTACATTTTATCCATTGATAGATTCAGATACCGAAATGTTTGGCATTGAGGCAGGTGGAGAAGGAATTGACACATACCATCATTCTGCAACACTAATGGCAGGATCAAAAGGAGTACTACATGGAATGCTAACATATCTTTTACAAGACAAGGAAGGCCAGATTCTTGACACACATAGTGTTGCAGCAGGATTAGATTATCCTGGTGTTGGCCCAGAGCACTCTTACTTGAAAGATAACAAGCGTGTAAAATATGATAGTGTTAGTGATCAGAACGCAATTGATGCATTTTTGATGCTTGCAAAATATGAAGGAATCATACCTGCGTTAGAGTCATCACATGCTGTTGCGTACGCTATAAAAATTGCAAGAAAATTTTCCAAAAGCGATTCTATTGTTATTACTTTATCCGGACGCGGAGATAAAGATGTTGAAGTAGTAGAAAATTATCTGAATCAAAATGTCAAAAATAAAAAATAAATTTTTGGAACTAAAGTCCAAAAATCAAAAAGCATTGATCGCATATGTAGTAGCTGGATATCCTAGTGAGAATGATACACTATCTGCGATACGAGGGTTAGTAAAAGGAGGAGCTGATATAATCGAGATTGGATTACCTTTTTCAGATCCTCTTGCAGACGGACCTGTGATTCA
This genomic stretch from Nitrosopumilaceae archaeon harbors:
- a CDS encoding indole-3-glycerol-phosphate synthase: MKDMLQKLANNSQKAIDDGVYNITENLPRSKSSILEEIRKNKHASLITEVKFSSPSLGNIRNISDPVDIARLMAQGGAVGLSILTQPHLFNGSPEYFQKIRKQISIPLLMKDIIIDKTQLDAAEKIGADCILLIQSIFDKKFAKDINEFIAYAHKKNLTVFLEVHTKNEFISSVKTDADVLGINNRNLDTLEIDLNTTKEILKDRKEKRIILSESGIESPKDIKFLHKCGADAFLVGSSIMKSKDIKGYVEKLVLSI
- a CDS encoding fibronectin type III domain-containing protein, which codes for MKISLVNLLSILFVIPLVSSVILPAYAEVTSFQTNAGFYKGGNQIVFSGKTAPGDSQNVYIVIYGPDNFALLASGTTDNANNFQIMVDTSTPNNQKNFSVKGIYNATAFVMNKATGKTITFIFSPDGSSITPSSPVSLTATSFSSTEIDLSWLTPTMNGGSPITGYKIERNDGNGFSAIQNTLTLTYQDAGLTPSKQYSYRVSAINSAGTSNPSNVAYATTMSTSTPTTPSSSGTSTQNNTGTTQTTDAQAIYEEIQKRIENAKRLQLTQAKSEKISLNENVNLGDSIGNTSSNTGTTSENNPLSVNFNNMLYPLIALAGVGVIVAVLYAKKNKLWFNSDFKPMNKKNVDDPKKSVEKYNDFVEEDYSFMILKNRLAKGEISIEEFNRLKDALKEP
- the trpD gene encoding anthranilate phosphoribosyltransferase; translation: MISELTNKLSLYQDLGYDEMSSVMDELFKGQIPPQEGANFLRNLTDKGESDEELLAMLDKMQQYAIHINPKRSGRIIDVCGTGGDKMKTFNVSTTAAFVINGVGGTVAKHGNRSVSGIYGSADIFEYFGYDLSMSQERVTEIIEKCGIGFMFAQKFHPAMKNIAEARKILGSRTAFNLLGPLSNPARVKNQLVGVFSADYLERIVLLLKSRNAENVMTVLSHDGLDELSTTSKNQICHLKNGKISIRVLNPIDFGLTKGSLGDIQISSKDDAIKSFISVLRGTANKSMIEVTALNAAAGLIISDIADDFHDAIPMALDSIKSGKAYDAFRNFIRFCGNIEKVEEFEKS
- the ilvD gene encoding dihydroxy-acid dehydratase; amino-acid sequence: MEISSRNVVVGPSRAPHRAMYKAMGLNDEDLGKPFIGVSHTGNEATPCNIHLGRLAQKAKEGVSDSGGTPREFATIAVSDGIAMGHEGMKASLVSREIIADSIEIMVRAHQYDGLVGIAGCDKSLPGTMMGMARLNLPSVFVYGGTIMPGIYEGKQVTVQDVYEAVGSYEAGQLTLEALKNLENVACPNAGSCGGMYTANTMASISEAIGIALPGSASPPAEDPRREKIVYDSGRAVLNLLENGIRPKDIFTFEAFENAITVANAIGGSTNAILHLLALSREIGVRLTLEDFERVRKKTPHIADMRPGGFYVMLDLDKIGGIPILMKSLAKKNLLNENVMTATGKTLKQNLDSIALSFDANQNVLKPIESPIHRTGTLEILRGSLAPDGAVVKVAGVHATEFRGNAKVFDREEDAFDAISKREIKENDVVIIRYEGPKGGPGMREMLGVTAALVGQKLGEKVCLVTDGRFSGATRGLMIGHVSPEAAVGGNIALVKEGDEIIINIEKNTLDMSVSESELAQRRKEWKPRKPNYETGALAKYASLVGSASEGAITSPLGQN
- a CDS encoding anthranilate synthase component I family protein, with translation MATFGHSKLSIVPLEFTGSQFELYNKISRNYHHSFLFESLTGPEELAETSIMGFDPSIVIKGYADRIVLRDKNANTRTILTNDPLSEIKKLLHEIPDQKYRYLGGAVGIINYDAIRLWEKIPDSHKKEDMPLMEFGIYMDGILYDNKEKKSYYFYYDKNRIDSVRFSETEFEKFSSSEISENLNKQQFENMVDKAKKYIHDGDIFQVVLSRKFKFSAEGDLLRVYKSLRQINPSPYLYHMKMGSRTIIGSSPEMLLRVTGKVVETFPIAGTRPITDNEKKNEILKVEMLNDEKELAEHTMLVDLGRNDIGRVCKYGSVHVKELMAVKKFSHVQHIVTHVVGILDQKYDAFDAMKAVFPAGTVSGAPKIRAMEIIDELEPDERGPYAGAVGYFSFNGCCDFAIAIRTIFFEGKNGFIQTGAGIVSDSKADNEWLETQHKANAMLSALKEASK
- the trpB gene encoding tryptophan synthase subunit beta; its protein translation is MKYPKGGKFGEFGGRYIPETLVPAVEELEEAYLKFKNDKEFKKELSYYLREYAGRPTPLYFAKNLTEKIGGAKIYLKREDLLHGGAHKINNTLGQALLAKKMKKKRIIAETGAGQHGVATAMACASLSLPSEVYMGYKDTQRQKLNVFRMKLLGSLVHPVMEGTQTLKDAINEAIRDWITNVETTYYLLGSAVGPHPYPVMVRDFQSVIGDEIKSQMKAIEKKTPDAIIACVGGGSNAIGTFYPLIDSDTEMFGIEAGGEGIDTYHHSATLMAGSKGVLHGMLTYLLQDKEGQILDTHSVAAGLDYPGVGPEHSYLKDNKRVKYDSVSDQNAIDAFLMLAKYEGIIPALESSHAVAYAIKIARKFSKSDSIVITLSGRGDKDVEVVENYLNQNVKNKK
- a CDS encoding aminodeoxychorismate/anthranilate synthase component II; translation: MKFLIIDNYDSFVYNIAQILGELDVTSDVIRNDKITLDEIKKQNYDAIVISPGPGTPEDEKYFGISSKVITELGPTTPILGVCLGHQGIIHAFGGKVVNAGNVRHGKTSPVEHYKSPLFEGVQNPFKATRYHSLVGDKTVIPDVLKVTAVAQDDKEIMAVSHKKYIIEGVQFHPESVMTGEGKKILANFIKLIKK